From a single Brassica napus cultivar Da-Ae chromosome C9, Da-Ae, whole genome shotgun sequence genomic region:
- the LOC106423172 gene encoding fimbrin-1-like: MSGFVGVVVSDPWLQSQFTRVELRTLNSEFVSLKNSSGNITIEDLPSLLSKLKSISATFKEDEIRQILQEHASDNTSSDVGFEEFLKEEMLLTKTSLLMGKYQVIPLLQSRLVLTQIGESSEQTCL; the protein is encoded by the exons ATGTCTGGGTTCGTGGGTGTTGTCGTTTCGGATCCATGGTTACAGAGTCAGTTCACACGAGTCGAGCTTCGTACTCTCAATTCCGAg TTTGTATCGTTGAAGAATTCAAGTGGAAACATAACCATAGAAGATCTCCCTTCTCTATTGTCAAAGTTAAAGTCAATTAGTGCAACGTTTAAGGAGGACGAAATCAGACAGATACTGCAAGAACATGCTTCTGATAATACAAGCAGTGATGTGGGTTTTGAAGAGTTTCTCAAG GAGGAGATGCTTCTCACGAAAACAAGCCTTCTAATGGGAAAATATCAGGTGATTCCGCTACTCCAAAGCCGTTTGGTCTTAACACAGATTGGAGAGAGTTCAGAGCAAACTTGTTTATGA